The proteins below come from a single Mya arenaria isolate MELC-2E11 chromosome 6, ASM2691426v1 genomic window:
- the LOC128238505 gene encoding uncharacterized protein LOC128238505 isoform X1 yields MGSETACLLGCAFCLFLAPLILHGVGLFTPKWGSNSTCDAIGVIYSCCSGDDNKTCEKNVGNDLDPRVMGLHATAFGMMFLGVFCMCVESFCNKDDEDTGWCGLIGGCCLMLYPVAGLFSFIGCMIWVSKYSGSSLGYSFALSLTSACLVLILTFIVCCIMCKALKNDDDDSGVANGRSNPEFSGAVQGYGGGGGAAAPYGGGAVHMQAAQIEQRAVIHDPESGGFLVLVRKMNIINLVHTVSGHD; encoded by the exons ATGGGATCAGAAACAGCCTGTCTGCTCGGTTGTGCCTTCTGTTTGTTTTTGGCGCCTTTAATACTGCATGGGGTTGGCCTGTTTACGCCCAAGTGGGGGTCTAACTCAACGTGCGATGCGATTGGTGTCATTTACAGCTGCTGCTCTGGTGATGATAATAAAACCTGTGAAAAGAACGTGGGCAATG ATTTAGATCCCCGTGTGATGGGACTCCATGCCACTGCCTTTGGAATGATGTTCCTCGGGGTGTTCTGCATGTGTGTTGAGAGCTTTTGCAACAAAGATGATGAAGATACCGGTTGGTGTGGCCTTATTGGCGGCTGCTGTCTCATGCTCTACCCTGTTGCAG GTCTGTTTAGCTTCATAGGCTGCATGATCTGGGTTTCAAAATACTCTGGTTCCTCGTTGGGCTACTCATTCGCTCTATCGTTGACCTCTGCATGTCTCGTTCTCATCCTTACCTTCATCGTGTGCTGTATTATGTGCAAGGCCCTGAAGAACGACGACGATGACTCGGGAGTCGCAAACGGAAGGTCTAATCCAGAATTTTCTGGTGCTGTGCAGGGGTATGGGGGCGGTGGAGGTGCCGCTGCTCCCTACGGAGGTGGAGCAGTTCACATGCAAGCTGCACAGATTGAACAACGAGCTGTTATCCACGATCCGGAGAGTGGGGGCTTCCTTGTGCTCGTAAGGAAGATGAACATCATAAATCTTGTGCATACTGTTTCCGGCCATGACTAA